From Pelotomaculum schinkii, one genomic window encodes:
- the pknB gene encoding Stk1 family PASTA domain-containing Ser/Thr kinase, producing MIGTLLGNRYEILEQLGGGGMAIIYKGRDTLLNRLVSIKVLRPEFTCDEDFIQRFRREAQAIASLSHPNIVSIYDVGLEDKVHYLVIEYIEGDNLKNLIRAQGTIQTERAVEIARQISDALQHAHENNIVHRDIKPQNILITREGRAKLTDFGIAKEATTATLTQTDTIVGSVHYISPEQARGETAGPRSDIYSLGIVLYEMVTGALPFEGETPIGVALKHIREAPPRPSSLNPAVSPMLESIIARAMAKNSVERYETARQLSLDLDKVAKPVFQKAVKADTDDEFATRVIPTITRGNLSPQPASAAPAPEQNNPGRRRTAWLWAALVALGLLAAGVAAFQLYINVPEIPMPAVEGMTQEEAKSELLAKGIKEKNIQITLSAHPTVQAGRVISQDPPAQTSVKVTRTVTLTVSQGPEVRTVPDVVGYSVSDARIKISQNELNVAEPQQERYSDEYPEGVVMDQDPEPNTKLSRGSGVTLYVSKGPQPSDIQVPGLAGMTVEQARSALDKVKLKLDDNFTKASSAAYMEGQIISQSPDKGTAVVEGSTVQVTVSNGPGPSPRTYRVEFRVPDDDKTHEVKIVVNDVRGSSTVYVDTEQPGKKVVRDIQCYGKAEVQVYIDNEPFSKKTIE from the coding sequence TTGATCGGGACACTATTGGGGAACCGGTATGAAATCCTGGAACAGTTGGGCGGCGGTGGTATGGCTATCATTTATAAGGGACGGGATACCTTATTGAACCGCCTGGTTTCCATCAAAGTTCTCCGGCCTGAATTCACTTGCGATGAGGATTTCATTCAACGGTTTCGCAGGGAGGCCCAAGCCATTGCCAGTCTTTCCCACCCGAACATAGTGAGTATTTACGACGTTGGCTTGGAGGACAAGGTCCACTACCTGGTCATTGAGTATATTGAAGGAGACAACCTGAAGAATTTAATCAGGGCGCAGGGTACAATCCAGACGGAGCGGGCGGTGGAAATTGCCCGGCAGATTAGTGACGCCCTCCAGCATGCCCATGAAAACAATATTGTGCACCGGGACATAAAGCCCCAGAATATCTTGATCACCAGGGAAGGGCGGGCCAAGCTGACTGATTTTGGTATTGCCAAGGAGGCGACAACCGCCACACTGACCCAAACCGACACTATCGTAGGATCAGTCCATTACATCTCTCCTGAGCAGGCACGGGGAGAAACCGCGGGTCCCCGTTCCGATATCTATTCTTTGGGTATAGTATTATATGAAATGGTTACCGGCGCACTTCCTTTTGAGGGAGAAACGCCCATCGGCGTAGCCCTCAAACATATCCGGGAGGCTCCGCCCCGCCCTTCCAGCCTTAACCCGGCAGTTTCACCGATGCTTGAAAGCATCATTGCGCGGGCAATGGCTAAAAATTCGGTGGAGCGCTATGAGACGGCGAGGCAGCTGTCCCTGGATCTGGATAAGGTAGCTAAACCGGTTTTCCAAAAGGCGGTCAAAGCTGATACAGACGATGAATTTGCCACCAGAGTGATCCCGACAATAACCAGAGGAAACTTATCTCCCCAACCCGCTTCCGCTGCGCCGGCGCCCGAACAGAATAATCCGGGCAGACGCCGTACGGCCTGGTTGTGGGCGGCGCTGGTGGCCCTGGGATTACTGGCTGCAGGAGTTGCCGCCTTTCAGCTTTATATAAATGTTCCGGAGATTCCAATGCCCGCGGTGGAAGGAATGACCCAGGAAGAGGCGAAGAGCGAACTCCTGGCCAAGGGTATAAAAGAAAAAAATATTCAGATTACCTTGAGCGCCCACCCGACCGTACAGGCGGGCCGGGTGATTTCCCAGGACCCTCCCGCGCAAACAAGCGTCAAGGTTACCCGTACCGTAACCCTTACGGTCAGCCAGGGTCCGGAAGTCAGGACTGTCCCTGATGTTGTAGGGTACTCTGTAAGCGATGCCAGAATCAAAATCAGTCAAAATGAGCTCAATGTTGCCGAACCCCAGCAGGAACGCTATTCCGACGAATACCCGGAGGGGGTGGTGATGGACCAGGACCCCGAACCCAACACCAAACTGTCCAGAGGCTCCGGGGTTACCCTGTATGTAAGCAAAGGACCACAGCCGTCCGACATTCAGGTGCCCGGCCTGGCAGGCATGACCGTCGAACAGGCCCGGTCGGCACTGGATAAAGTAAAGCTAAAGCTGGACGACAATTTTACCAAGGCTTCCAGTGCTGCCTACATGGAGGGGCAGATTATCAGCCAGAGCCCGGACAAAGGTACAGCTGTGGTAGAAGGCTCCACGGTCCAGGTAACTGTCAGCAACGGGCCTGGCCCATCCCCGCGCACGTACAGGGTGGAATTCAGAGTTCCGGATGACGATAAAACCCATGAGGTTAAAATCGTGGTCAATGACGTCAGAGGAAGCAGCACTGTCTACGTCGATACCGAGCAACCGGGGAAAAAAGTCGTTAGAGATATTCAGTGCTACGGAAAAGCGGAGGTCCAGGTGTATATCGATAATGAGCCGTTTTCCAAGAAAACAATTGAATAG
- a CDS encoding peptidoglycan D,D-transpeptidase FtsI family protein produces MKQNILKLGYLLLGLLAVLVIYLSYMQLYRGPALADNPYNRRYQEYEAQVKRGTIYDTKGIALAKSDYSQSKNRRVYPAGQNTAQVIGYINERYGRAGLESAYDRNLLGMEGADRFRNLLNRLLGREQLGGDVTLTVDSALQKLAMDMLGGRRGAVVLLDPRTGAVRVMASSPSYDPNRLEDIWPQLLQDPQAPLINRATQGAYPPGSTFKIITAAAALATDLSLAEKRFDCPGYLVVNGFKLDDTAAHGEVDLTRALAVSCNTTFAQLGLIAGAEGLQRAVKAFGLLQEPPVGIPARAGTMAAAGAMTPTELASSAIGQGEVLVSPLQMALSAAAIANRGIIMQPYLVDTVKDSLGTTVKQQVARTWLTATTPEIAEKIKAGMTSAVKNGTAQAAAVSGMQVAGKTGSAQNPQGQTHAWFIGFAPSDQPRLAVAVILENAGPGGAVAAPVAGSLLAAAVAAGY; encoded by the coding sequence ATGAAACAAAATATTTTAAAACTGGGTTACCTGTTGCTGGGGCTGTTGGCGGTTCTGGTGATATATCTATCCTATATGCAGTTGTACAGGGGGCCTGCTCTGGCGGACAACCCTTACAACCGCCGCTATCAGGAATACGAGGCCCAGGTAAAAAGGGGCACAATTTATGACACCAAAGGGATAGCCCTGGCCAAAAGCGATTACAGCCAGAGTAAGAACAGGCGGGTCTACCCGGCCGGTCAAAACACGGCTCAGGTTATCGGGTACATTAATGAACGTTACGGCCGTGCCGGGCTCGAATCAGCTTACGATCGCAACCTTCTGGGTATGGAAGGCGCCGACCGTTTCAGAAACCTGCTCAACAGGCTTTTAGGCAGGGAACAGCTGGGCGGCGACGTTACCCTGACGGTGGATTCAGCCCTGCAAAAGCTGGCCATGGATATGCTGGGCGGCCGGCGGGGAGCAGTGGTACTGCTGGATCCCAGGACCGGGGCAGTGCGGGTGATGGCTTCGAGCCCCAGCTACGACCCCAACCGCCTGGAAGATATCTGGCCCCAGCTGCTGCAGGATCCCCAGGCGCCCCTTATCAACAGAGCAACCCAGGGCGCCTATCCGCCCGGATCGACTTTTAAAATCATTACCGCGGCTGCAGCGCTGGCGACCGACCTGAGCCTGGCTGAAAAAAGGTTTGACTGCCCCGGCTATCTGGTGGTGAACGGCTTCAAGCTCGATGATACAGCCGCGCACGGCGAGGTTGACTTGACCAGAGCGCTTGCTGTTTCCTGCAACACAACTTTTGCCCAGCTCGGTTTAATAGCCGGGGCGGAAGGTCTTCAAAGGGCTGTCAAAGCTTTCGGATTGCTCCAGGAGCCTCCGGTAGGTATTCCCGCCCGTGCCGGGACAATGGCCGCCGCCGGGGCGATGACCCCCACCGAACTGGCCAGCAGCGCCATCGGCCAGGGGGAAGTACTGGTAAGCCCGCTGCAGATGGCGCTTTCTGCCGCGGCCATAGCCAACAGGGGTATCATCATGCAGCCCTATCTGGTCGATACAGTCAAAGATTCTCTGGGAACAACGGTAAAGCAGCAAGTGGCGCGAACCTGGTTGACTGCGACCACCCCGGAGATAGCGGAAAAAATTAAAGCCGGGATGACAAGCGCGGTCAAAAACGGTACTGCCCAGGCCGCGGCTGTTTCCGGCATGCAGGTGGCCGGCAAGACCGGCTCCGCCCAAAACCCCCAGGGACAAACACACGCCTGGTTTATCGGTTTTGCCCCGTCTGACCAGCCGAGATTGGCAGTGGCGGTAATATTGGAAAATGCCGGTCCGGGCGGCGCAGTGGCCGCGCCTGTGGCGGGAAGTCTCCTTGCGGCCGCCGTGGCGGCCGGCTACTAG
- a CDS encoding FtsW/RodA/SpoVE family cell cycle protein, whose product MNSADHDRPGLLSNAASLFGSRKAEQKLLFLTGVYTLAGMLVIFLTMPGATGRIALQAGLATVAGFFLVHIYWHFTGFKGDCFLLPVTAVLSATGLVFLFRLNSAYGTRQFIWLLAALLALLLTTRLLKDFRFLGDYKYIYALVGLVALILPIFFGREQGGAKSWLDFGLFQFQPSEFVKILVVLFLASFLDENKEALAAGTRSVGWLNIPSPQEWAPLVVMWGVSLLLLVFQKDLGTALIYFGTFLAMVYVATSRIVYAVFGMGLFLTGASASYFLFDHVRSRVEIWLNPWPLIDTTGYQVIQSIFAIGSGGVIGAGLGQGFPNLIPAVHTDFIFAAICEEMGLAGGVSVIILFMIFVYRGIKIALKTKDDFASLAAAGLTALLGLQAFIILAGVTKMLPLTGVTLPYMSYGGSSLVANFILLGLLLNISHEAEMRL is encoded by the coding sequence ATGAATTCTGCGGACCATGACAGGCCGGGCTTGTTGTCCAATGCCGCCTCTCTTTTCGGGAGCCGCAAGGCCGAGCAAAAGCTGCTCTTCCTGACCGGGGTTTATACCCTGGCCGGAATGCTGGTGATTTTCCTGACCATGCCCGGCGCGACCGGCCGCATCGCGCTGCAAGCAGGGTTGGCGACGGTCGCAGGTTTTTTCCTGGTGCATATCTATTGGCATTTTACGGGTTTTAAGGGTGATTGCTTTTTACTTCCGGTAACTGCGGTTCTTTCAGCTACAGGTCTCGTCTTTTTGTTCCGGCTCAACTCCGCCTATGGAACACGCCAGTTTATATGGCTATTGGCCGCGCTGCTGGCGCTGCTGCTGACCACCAGGCTGCTAAAAGATTTCCGGTTTCTTGGCGACTATAAATATATCTATGCCCTGGTGGGACTGGTGGCCCTGATTTTGCCCATATTTTTCGGCAGGGAGCAAGGCGGGGCCAAAAGCTGGCTGGACTTCGGCCTCTTCCAGTTCCAACCTTCTGAGTTTGTCAAAATACTGGTAGTCCTTTTCCTGGCCAGCTTTTTGGATGAAAACAAGGAGGCTCTGGCCGCAGGCACGAGGAGTGTGGGCTGGCTCAATATTCCAAGCCCGCAGGAATGGGCGCCGCTGGTGGTGATGTGGGGAGTATCGCTTTTGCTCCTGGTTTTCCAGAAAGACCTGGGTACAGCCCTGATCTATTTCGGTACTTTTTTGGCTATGGTCTATGTGGCCACTTCCCGCATTGTTTACGCTGTTTTTGGCATGGGGCTCTTTTTGACGGGGGCGTCGGCGAGTTATTTTCTTTTTGACCACGTGCGTTCCAGGGTTGAAATCTGGCTCAACCCGTGGCCCCTTATTGACACAACCGGGTACCAGGTTATCCAGTCCATCTTTGCCATCGGTTCAGGTGGGGTAATCGGCGCCGGCCTGGGTCAGGGCTTCCCCAACCTGATACCTGCCGTCCATACCGACTTCATTTTCGCTGCCATATGCGAAGAAATGGGACTGGCCGGCGGTGTGAGCGTCATTATACTTTTTATGATTTTTGTTTACCGCGGGATTAAAATTGCTCTTAAGACCAAAGACGATTTTGCTTCCCTGGCGGCTGCGGGACTGACCGCGCTCCTGGGCCTGCAGGCTTTTATCATTCTGGCGGGGGTGACCAAAATGCTGCCGCTTACCGGGGTAACCCTCCCTTATATGAGCTACGGCGGCAGTTCCCTGGTTGCCAACTTTATCCTGCTGGGACTATTGTTAAACATATCTCACGAGGCAGAAATGCGCCTATGA
- a CDS encoding Stp1/IreP family PP2C-type Ser/Thr phosphatase: protein MRWAQLTDRGLVRSLNEDSLCVSPEIGLFAVADGMGGHLAGEVASATALQMLEQDLGKRLQNGEFPQHALVNAVQGANRKIFELAGSNQQWAGMGTTLTACLKREEVIYIAQVGDSRAYLLREGRIAQLTEDHSLVRELVKNGGLTEEQALQHPQRNVLTRALGTAPSLTVDLYLHKVGPGDLLLLCTDGLTGHLRPEEIMFTVRTSPNLDTAARVLVDKALGAGGKDNITVILLEM, encoded by the coding sequence ATGAGGTGGGCTCAGCTAACTGATAGAGGTCTGGTCCGGTCTCTTAATGAAGACAGCCTTTGTGTTTCGCCGGAAATCGGCCTCTTTGCCGTAGCCGACGGGATGGGTGGTCATTTGGCCGGTGAGGTGGCGAGCGCCACAGCGCTGCAAATGTTGGAGCAGGACCTTGGCAAGCGGCTGCAAAACGGAGAATTCCCGCAGCATGCTCTGGTTAACGCAGTTCAAGGAGCAAACCGCAAGATATTTGAACTGGCAGGCAGCAACCAGCAGTGGGCGGGTATGGGCACTACGCTCACGGCCTGCTTAAAGCGGGAGGAAGTAATTTATATAGCCCAGGTAGGAGACAGCCGGGCCTACCTGTTACGCGAAGGCCGGATCGCGCAGCTTACCGAGGACCATTCTCTGGTGCGGGAATTGGTCAAAAACGGGGGGCTAACGGAGGAACAGGCCTTGCAGCACCCGCAACGCAACGTCCTGACCAGGGCTTTAGGGACTGCGCCTTCCTTAACCGTTGATCTTTATCTTCACAAGGTAGGCCCGGGCGACCTGCTGCTGCTCTGTACAGACGGGCTCACAGGGCACCTTCGCCCTGAAGAAATTATGTTCACCGTCCGCACTTCACCCAACCTGGATACCGCTGCCCGTGTTCTTGTGGATAAGGCGCTGGGCGCCGGGGGGAAGGATAATATAACGGTTATCCTGCTGGAAATGTAG
- a CDS encoding FHA domain-containing protein, producing MLNIAIMALRYIFLVFLLVFIFRLVKWMVGDLQQTRRHYSGLRQKTGQPAGVGNAASGGALLAVKDSASPDFRPGDFLPLGRQNLLGRGEASDILIRDSFASSRHARVFFNEEQYWLEDLQSTNGTFLNEVKIDQPTLLADGDIIKIGGIIFQFVRWGHEVGSAN from the coding sequence TTGTTAAATATCGCGATTATGGCTTTGCGCTACATTTTCCTGGTGTTCTTGCTGGTGTTCATCTTCAGGCTGGTTAAATGGATGGTTGGCGACCTTCAACAAACCAGGCGCCACTATTCCGGCCTGCGCCAAAAAACCGGGCAGCCGGCAGGGGTAGGCAATGCCGCCAGTGGCGGCGCTCTGCTGGCTGTAAAGGATAGCGCCTCCCCTGATTTCAGGCCGGGGGATTTCCTGCCCTTAGGCCGGCAAAACCTGCTTGGCCGGGGGGAAGCCAGTGATATCCTGATCAGGGATTCGTTTGCTTCCAGCAGACACGCCAGGGTCTTTTTTAACGAAGAGCAGTACTGGCTTGAGGACTTGCAAAGCACCAACGGCACGTTTTTAAACGAGGTTAAGATTGACCAGCCTACTCTGCTGGCCGACGGAGACATAATCAAAATCGGAGGCATTATTTTTCAGTTTGTGAGGTGGGGACATGAGGTGGGCTCAGCTAACTGA